The following proteins come from a genomic window of Coregonus clupeaformis isolate EN_2021a chromosome 2, ASM2061545v1, whole genome shotgun sequence:
- the LOC121546902 gene encoding early growth response protein 1, translating into MAATKTEMLLPALQISDPLSFPHSPMDNYPKLEEMMMLSSAGTPFLSASAPEGAGFGSGEQGEQYDHLNGDTLPDISMNCEKSMAEQSYSTQRLPPISYTGRFTLEPATNCSNSLWAEPLFSLVSGLVGINPPSTSTLSSSASQTGTSSSSPSPISSVTISSQSSSLSCSVHHSENNPIYSAAPTYSNTSSDIFSDQGFPIPAGGSLQYPPPAYSNGKTCGSSFPVPMIPDYLFPQQQGEISLLQDQKPFQNGSGQPSLTPLSTIKAFATQTGSQDQKSVYQSQLIKPSRMRKYPNRPSKTPPHERPYACPVETCDRRFSRSDELTRHIRIHTGQKPFQCRICMRNFSRSDHLTTHIRTHTGEKPFACEICGRKFARSDERKRHTKIHLRKKDKKAEKGGVAGTVAVAEAPVSAPSPVSSYPSPIISYPSSVSSYPSSVTSCYSSPVHTSYPSPSIATSYPSPSIATSYPSPSIATSYPSPSIATSYPSPSIATTYPSVSMSMSSPFQSSMASSFPSSVASIYSSPVPTPLSDMHSTLSPRTIEIC; encoded by the exons ATGGCTGCAACCAAGACAGAGATGCTCCTTCCAGCCCTGCAGATCTCAGACCCCCTCAGCTTCCCCCACTCTCCCATGGATAACTACCCCAAGCTGGAGGAGATGATGATGCTGAGCTCCGCTGGGACCCCCTTCCTCTCTGCCTCAGCGCCCGAGGGAGCAGGCTTCGGATCGGGGGAGCAAGGAGAGCAGTATGACCACCTTAATGGAG atacGTTACCTGATATCTCCATGAACTGTGAGAAGTCGATGGCAGAGCAGAGCTACTCCACCCAGCGGCTGCCTCCCATCTCCTACACCGGCCGCTTCACCCTGGAACCAGCCACCAACTGCAGCAACAGCCTGTGGGCCGAGCCCCTGTTCAGCCTGGTCAGCGGGCTAGTGGGGATCAAccccccctccacctccaccctgtCCTCCTCCGCCTCTCAGACCGGCACCTCTTCCTCGTCCCCATCCCCTATCTCCTCCGTCACCATCTCCTCTCAGAGCTCCAGCCTGAGCTGCTCTGTCCACCACAGTGAGAATAACCCCATCTACTCAGCTGCTCCTACGTACTCCAACACCAGCTCTGACATCTTCTCTGACCAGGGCTTCCCCATCCCCGCGGGGGGATCGCTCCAGTACCCCCCTCCAGCCTACTCCAACGGCAAGACATGTGGCTCTAGCTTTCCTGTGCCCATGATCCCTGACTACCTCTTCCCCCAGCAGCAGGGGGAGATAAGCCTACTACAGGATCAGAAGCCCTTCCAGAATGGGTCTGGCCAGCCCTCCCTCACTCCCCTGTCCACCATCAAAGCCTTTGCCACCCAGACAGGCTCCCAGGACCAGAAGAGTGTCTACCAGTCCCAGCTGATCAAGCCGAGCCGCATGCGCAAGTACCCCAACCGGCCCAGCAAGACACCGCCCCACGAGAGGCCTTACGCCTGCCCTGTGGAGACGTGCGACCGCcgcttctcccgctccgatgagCTGACGCGCCACATCCGCATCCACACGGGCCAAAAGCCCTTCCAGTGCCGCATCTGCATGCGCAACTTCAGCCGCAGCGACCACCTGACCACGCACATTCGCACGCACACTGGCGAGAAGCCCTTTGCCTGTGAGATCTGTGGACGCAAGTTCGCCCGCAGCGATGAGAGGAAGAGGCATACCAAGATCCACCTGAGGAAAAAGGACAAGAAGGCGGAGAAGGGCGGGGTGGCCGGGACGGTGGCAGTAGCAGAAGCACCAGTATCAGCCCCCTCCCCAGTCTCTAGCTACCCCTCTCCCATCATCTCCTACCCTTCCTCAGTCTCCTCCTACCCCTCTTCAGTCACATCCTGCTACTCCTCTCCGGTCCACACCTcgtacccctctccctccattgcCACCTcgtacccctctccctccatcgccACCTcgtacccctctccctccatcgccACCTcgtacccctctccctccattgcCACCTcgtacccctctccctccatcgccACCACCTACCCCTCTGtctccatgtccatgtccagtcCCTTTCAGTCCTCCATggcctcctccttcccctcctccgtAGCCTCCATCTACTCCTCTCCGGTCCCCACCCCGCTATCAGACATGCATTCCACACTCTCCCCAAGAACAATCGAGATCTGCTAA